The genomic DNA CATGCTTTTGATGCTACGATACCACCATCAGGTCTTCGCCCTAGAGCGGTACTAGTTTGCAACATATTCCAGAACGAGTACAAAGTCTTGCACTGTGTCCATCTATTCTTCAATTGCTTGACAGAAAGGTTGAGTCCAGTCTTGAAGAGAAATCCTTGTTTCATGTTATTATAACCTCTACGTGACATTGTTCCATTACAATAATTCCCTGCCCTTATTTCCTCAACAGCAAGTTCACAGTAAATATGTGTGTTTTCCTTGTACCAATCGGTCCTGTCATGAAGATTCTATACTAGAAAATAAAATGTCACACTAGGCATTGCAATGTCAATATACTAGAAAATCAATGGCAAGCATCTACAATATGGAGGCAACCATTCTATATCAGAGACAACCATTCACAAGTCCCTAGCATACATTTTGAACCATAATATCATAGGCAACCATTCACAATTCACTACCATATGGAGGCAATTACCTGGGAGGGTGTTTCAGAGGccttgtcatcttcttcatcaccgGCATCAACATCCAGTGGATTCTCATAGTTATGGCCTCCAGAGGAAGATGCACCACGTCCTCCTCCCAATTTGCCTCCCCCACGGCTACCACCTCTGCCTCCACGCGTACCTTTGCCTCCTCCACGTCCTCCACTCACTCTCCCTCCACTGGTTGAGGCGGTCATGGACCAGCGACCACGCCCTCCGCCACCACGTGCTCCGACCCTGCCTCCAGGGGCCCGAGGGAGTTGATGCTCTAAACCAGCTACAGCCCCTATAGGAACTCTTGCTGTGGTGGAGCTGCCCagattaacccggctaaagtgtactcaacgtcACCTCATATGCGAATggtcactttaatcgaattaaaatggcagTCCGTCGAGTTTCACCCaataaaaccacttgtctcggatcgaagcAAAGCATACTTGCACGAGGACGagtccaaagattacaacaatccataTAATCATTACATGTCCCAATTTCAGTTGTTACAACTCAGGAGTTTAAAAGTATAAAAGGTAAAGTTTTCAGAGTTTGAAAGAAGCGAAAAAATGATAGTCTAACATCGGTACACAATACCAtagtgaagcctgccatgatatcaaccaccacgatcctcgccgaccgaggacgggtcccactcgacagtccaacccggagggagttgggacggCCGAGTTACACTAGCAACCAAGCAAACAACATCACCTTAaaaacaaagccacaagcaaggctgagtatactaatactcaacaaggcttacccgttaggtggtaactactctaccgactcctagacatgcaaggctttttggttcaggggtttgttttgccaaatgcttctaaagtaggtccttagtttcaagttttagcagcagattgtagttgattaaccattatagttaagcacctattctaagcaagcatgttgatccagcaaaattaatcaagcaatccatattaatcatcataatttgttccacttcttattcagtgcagcatagtgatcaagcagtctcaaactgtgagaggcagacgattcaaatcgagtttttaaaccttgcaagaTGAACCTAACCCCACAACATCCGCGTACCATGACGggttcgcttcacttgtcagtcatccccatcaatccccagctACGTGTCGGGGCCAcctcccttggatacaaggctcCACGATCCCGGACGCTGctgtaccgtgactgcacttgtgcCCACATGCTGCAACacgggaaactccattccagagatagtAGGACTGTCCGCTCACATCCTAGTTCGATCAGTTACTAGGCTTctctatcccatactaggtatgagattagtactttcaaacacttgaccacgaacaccgaCACATTTCGGCCTTAGCATGTTCatcactagacagacggggcaatccaccaatctAGAACATATATCCCAACCCCACCCGTcaatccttatgattccaacataggtaaacaggcaactcctatagctcgcgagtgacaggaaatcactcaacttttaccgagtccatattcagcattgcatctactcgacctatcatactagtattcaaacataggtACCTAGAATCATGCAACTAAGATTTCAAGCAACTCtgatgaacttaaatgcacaaacgtaagtaacataagtagtgcataaatttagaaaattgggttatgctccggggcttgccttcttgccctaactgagccttgggctcttccaaacTTGGTTTGGGTCTTGATTACGGTCAGCTCAGCAGACACCCTCCTGCTTCGCGTTCCGGGCCGAGCTCGTACGATCCATCCGCGaagttagcttctacacgagatgcaaatgcaagattTCAAAAATAAGTTTTTATTTGTAGGTTGCGTTTCATTAACGTTGTAAAAGCTTAGGGTGTATTTTGGACCACATTCacttagacaagtttataaacatttcttttcttttagtcCCATTCACTTAGACAAGGTTAtattcatttcttttcttttaaagTAAAGTGTGTTGTGATTTAAAACTCAggcttgactttgatggtgattgtgtacacatctaAAGTTCTTAACCATTTAAACTTCACATAATAAGGGTGGGGTCACTTTAGTGGTGCTCAAATTACActtatttggaaagttatcctatttttgaattttaaaaCAACTTAAATTAgcatttaccattttacccttcctaTTTAACATTTGCTATTATTCCATTTAACTAGCTTTAACTTCAATAATGGTTTTTGGTAGCGTCTGGTAAGATATGGTtttgaaatttttacagaagcttCCTAATCATACTAGTGTTCTACTTTAAAAATTTGGGATGCATTTGGCTTCTACAATTTATTAACAATCAAATAGGGTTATTCTGCAGCTATTAAGAATGACTTATAAATGGAATTCTATTATCAGTTTTAGCTCTACAAATTTTACAGAGGGGTTTCCAACACTAACTTAGGCTACTATGAAGTTTTTAGGGTTTCATGAGAACTATCAATTCCACACTAAGGGGTTAAACAACAGTCATTTTGTTAAGCAATCAAAAACACATTTTTCACAagacaagtatttttactaggtGGTCATGAGCATTAGGAAGCTAGCATAAAGCATCTGTATCCTTTTCCTATGGTTTCCTAAAGATTCACGAGGTTTCGGCCACTTCAATGTATTTTATTCAAGTTTGAGTTTCCTCTTTTACCAAAGGACACTTAGAGCTACTCAAGGTTTACAACAAGGTTCCTTAGTTTTCTACCTTTAATGGACCCTACTTATCACTGGAGTGTTTCTACCCCTCTTAATGAAGTTTTGTGAATTAATGATGAAAATAAGGTTTGGTTCCAACTTAATTACGTCCCAGTTATTTGTATTCACTTACTTGTTTATTCAAGTTGCTCTTAACTTATCTTGTATAATGTATTAACTTATGAACCCTAGGTGATTACAACTCCTACACACTGCTCAAACTCATATCTAACACTACCCATCATGTTCATTTGTTTTAACAACATTAAGGAGCCTTATTAGGAAGGTGTTGATCAACCTATGGCCGTTTCTTTTACTAAGTAATCATTTTATGACTAAGCATGACTAAGCAATTTGCATGATTAGTTATTAGATTCACACTACTCGAGCAATGAGGTGTATGATAACAAAGAAAAGGAGTTGATACTAACAAAAACATTGGTTCTGATAAAGCACTAAGATAACCTATAGGCAATCCATATTAATACATAGTAACCATTTCATTTCAAAAAGTAGGCGACTATATGCTAAGTGGCTTGCCTTGATTCATTTTGGGTTCAAACTAATTTCTACGCTAGCCCTGGCTTTGGGCTCTAAAGGTTACATTCTCCGGTAATTTGCTTTCTAAAAGAATGAAATGCGTGCATGCATCAGggatgatgctatgagtgcaaatactcatgaaatgcatggaaTGATAAACGAAACAATAAGAAATCAATACGTAACAAAACAACTTTGCTAACAACAATTCGAAATCATCCAAGAACGACGAGCGAAACCATTTTACACGATAAGCCTAACAAGCACGAAATCAGGAACCAAACAATAGCAAGGATCTATATGTTGAAAATTAACACAAATTGATTACCAAAGAAAACCCTGAGATAAAATAGTtggcattattattattatttttaaaagACAGGACAAGCATT from Setaria italica strain Yugu1 chromosome VII, Setaria_italica_v2.0, whole genome shotgun sequence includes the following:
- the LOC111258041 gene encoding U3 small nucleolar RNA-associated protein 25-like; this encodes MTASTSGGRVSGGRGGGKGTRGGRGGSRGGGKLGGGRGASSSGGHNYENPLDVDAGDEEDDKASETPSQEEDESEDDQWDEEDDDRDKYDRRVKAYILECRKKKRKIITIAAAILGMYHFETDMNKAEYRVAT